The following coding sequences are from one Saccharomyces eubayanus strain FM1318 chromosome VII, whole genome shotgun sequence window:
- the PRP31 gene encoding U4/U6-U5 snRNP complex subunit PRP31: MCTEEDYIDELDADFGEESSAEEDVAQIRETMKGNDQTKECDPFTILQDIIESYKTLPQVSPDELPLSEISQISPKIVKIKKVLEQEDIDFIKMLPCLNAIVPLIKNDIKSLHNFLILLYRDRFPELSSLIPSPLQYSKVVTILENENWSRNESDKLSIRLENEANLTKEQLLVLTMSLKTSFNNEKPLVDDSKKLVFEAGSMLYNLWELQKDVGQYVTSKISLIAPNMCFLVGSEVTAQLLAHAGGVLEFSRIPSCNIASIGKSKHLSHELHTSESGVRQEGYLFNTELIQDFPIAIHKQMLRILCAKVTLAARVDAGQRCGDTNALLGQKWKAELLEKAKKLSEAPSIAETKALPIPEDQPKKKRAGRKFRKYKEKFRLSHVRQLQNRMEFGKQEQTVLDTFGEEVGLGMSSTSLQQAIGATSDARRFAGNQAKLTKVMKHRISEANQQTDEYLISLGHDAEHIDQSQWAGQEPKKPRTNPKRDQDWFSHHL; encoded by the coding sequence ATGTGCACTGAAGAGGACTATATCGATGAACTTGATGCCGATTTCGGTGAAGAAAGCAGtgctgaagaagacgtAGCGCAAATCCGGGAGACTATGAAAGGAAATGATCAAACAAAAGAGTGTGACCCATTCACAATTTTACAAGATATTATAGAATCATACAAGACGTTGCCACAAGTAAGTCCGGACGAATTACCTCTATCAGAGATATCACAAATTTCACCAAAAATtgtcaaaataaaaaaagttctaGAACAGGAGGATATCGATTTCATAAAGATGCTGCCGTGCTTAAACGCCATCGTTCCACTCATTAAAAACGATATAAAATCATTGCACAATTTTCTGATTCTATTATACAGGGACCGTTTCCCTGAACTATCTTCATTGATACCGTCACCGTTACAATACTCAAAAGTGGTAACAATactggaaaatgaaaactgGTCAAGGAATGAAAGTGACAAGTTATCCATTCGTCTAGAAAATGAGGCAAATTTGACTAAAGAACAACTTCTTGTCCTAACAATGTCGTTAAAAACATCTtttaataatgaaaagCCCTTGGTTGATGATTCGAAGAAGCTGGTTTTTGAAGCTGGCAGCATGCTGTATAATTTATGGGAACTACAAAAAGATGTTGGTCAATATGTAACCTCGAAGATATCACTTATTGCCCCTAATATGTGTTTTTTGGTAGGTTCAGAAGTAACAGCCCAATTATTGGCACATGCAGGGGGGGTTTTGGAATTCAGCCGAATTCCAAGTTGCAACATCGCATCTATTGGGAAGAGTAAGCATCTTTCACACGAGTTACATACCTCAGAGAGCGGGGTACGACAAGAAggatatttatttaatacAGAGCTTATTCAAGATTTTCCAATTGCCATCCATAAACAAATGTTAAGGATTCTATGCGCAAAAGTAACTCTTGCAGCAAGGGTCGATGCAGGCCAACGATGTGGTGATACAAATGCACTTCTAGGCCAGAAATGGAAAGCTGAATTATTAGAAAAAGCCAAGAAGTTATCAGAGGCTCCCAGCATTGCTGAAACGAAGGCTTTACCTATACCAGAGGACCAacccaaaaagaaaagggcaGGCAGGAAATTTAGAAAgtacaaagaaaagtttaGGCTATCCCATGTTAGACAATTGCAGAATAGGATGGAGTTTGGTAAGCAAGAACAAACTGTTCTTGATACTTTTGGCGAGGAAGTAGGCTTGGGTATGTCAAGTACTTCATTACAGCAAGCCATAGGCGCCACGTCCGACGCTAGAAGGTTTGCAGGCAACCAGGCTAAGCTAACAAAGGTAATGAAACATAGAATTTCCGAGGCCAATCAACAGACTGATGAATACCTGATCTCGTTAGGCCATGACGCAGAGCACATCGACCAGTCACAGTGGGCAGGCCAAGAACCTAAGAAGCCGCGCACCAACCCAAAGAGAGACCAAGATTGGTTTTCACATCATCTATAA
- the DBF2 gene encoding serine/threonine-protein kinase DBF2 — protein sequence MLSKSEKHIDLLAGNMSNLSFDGPGTPRSAGLFNVNQNNTNRRTRPAGFNDSPSPIKSSLFPHEDSSNMDIDEVSQSDMDITNSPKKLPPKFYERATSNKTQRVVSVCKMYFLEYYCDMFDYVISRRQRTKQVLEYLQQQSQLPTADQAKLNEEWSSYLQKEHQVLRKRRLKPKNRDFEVITQVGQGGYGQVYLARKKDTKEVCALKILNKKLLFKLNETKHVLTERDILTTTRSEWLVKLLYAFQDLQSLYLAMEFVPGGDFRTLLINTRCLKSGHARFYISEMFCAVNALHDLGYTHRDLKPENFLIDAKGHIKLTDFGLAAGTISNERIESMKIRLEKIKDLEFPAFTEKSIEDRRKMYNQLREKEVNYANSMVGSPDYMALEVLEGKKYDFTVDYWSLGCMLFESLVGYTPFSGSSTNETYDNLRRWKQTLRRPRQSDGRAAFSDRTWDLITRLIADPINRLRSFEHVKRMPYFADIDFSTLRSMIPPFTPQLDSETDAGYFDDFTSEADMAKYADVFKRQDKLTAMVDDSAVSSKLVGFTFRHRNGKQGSSGILFNGSEHSDPFATFY from the coding sequence ATGCTATCTAAATCAGAGAAACACATCGACCTTTTGGCTGGGAACATGAGCAATCTGAGTTTCGATGGACCTGGAACTCCTAGAAGCGCTGGACTATTTAACGTCAACCAAAACAATACAAACAGGAGGACGAGGCCTGCCGGTTTTAATGATTCTCCCTCTCCGATAAAATCTTCCCTCTTTCCGCACGAAGACAGTTCCAACATGGACATTGATGAAGTGTCTCAAAGCGATATGGATATCACTAACTCTCCAAAGAAACTTCCTCCGAAGTTTTACGAAAGAGCGACTTCAAATAAAACTCAGAGAGTTGTCAGTGTTTGTAAAATGTACTTTCTGGAATATTATTGTGACATGTTTGACTACGTAATCAGTAGAAGACAACGTACAAAACAAGTCTTAGAATATTTACAGCAGCAAAGCCAACTACCAACTGCTGACCAAGCAAAACTCAATGAGGAATGGTCTTCATACTTACAAAAGGAACACCAAGTCctgagaaaaagaagattgaAACCTAAAAACAGGGATTTTGAAGTGATCACGCAGGTTGGTCAAGGTGGTTATGGGCAAGTTTATTTGGCTAGAAAGAAAGACACAAAAGAAGTGTGTGCgttgaagattttaaacaagaaattacTGTTTAAGTTGAACGAGACCAAACACGTTTTAACGGAAAGAGACATTTTGACCACTACGAGATCGGAGTGGCTGGTGAAGCTGCTGTACGCATTCCAAGATCTACAAAGTCTATATCTAGCTATGGAGTTTGTACCAGGTGGCGATTTCCGTACATTATTAATAAACACCAGGTGCTTGAAAAGTGGGCATGCCAGATTCTATATCAGCGAAATGTTTTGTGCGGTTAACGCATTGCATGATTTAGGTTATACACATAGGGATTTGAAGccagaaaattttctgaTTGACGCCAAGGGGCACATAAAACTAACGGATTTTGGTTTAGCTGCTGGGACGATTTCtaatgaaagaattgaaagtATGAAAATAAGattagaaaaaatcaaagactTGGAATTTCCAGCATTCACAGAGAAATCTATAGAAGACAGAAGGAAAATGTACAATCAACtgagagagaaagaagtaAATTATGCAAATTCGATGGTTGGATCTCCAGATTACATGGCTCTAGAAGTCTTAGAAGGAAAGAAGTACGACTTTACCGTGGATTATTGGTCATTAGGTTGCATGCTCTTTGAAAGTTTAGTTGGATATACACCATTCAGCGGATCATCCACTAACGAGACGTATGATAACTTAAGACGCTGGAAACAGACTTTAAGAAGGCCCCGACAATCAGATGGAAGAGCTGCATTTTCCGATAGAACCTGGGACTTGATAACAAGGTTAATTGCTGATCCAATAAATCGACTAAGATCCTTTGAACATGTCAAACGTATGCCATATTTTGCAGACATAGATTTCAGTACTTTGAGGTCAATGATTCCGCCTTTCACTCCTCAACTAGATAGCGAGACTGATGCAGGttattttgatgattttacTAGTGAAGCTGATATGGCTAAATATGCTGATGTATTCAAAAGACAGGACAAACTAACGGCCATGGTAGATGACTCTGCAGTATCATCGAAACTAGTTGGATTTACCTTTAGGCACAGAAATGGGAAACAAGGTTCTAGTGGCATCTTATTTAACGGGTCTGAACACTCAGACCCATTCGCAACTTTTTATTGA
- the DRN1 gene encoding Drn1p, translated as MASAKVLVTHINESDADEAITKVKKLNKKSGPFDLMIIFGKSYGELVKLNTDGLPQLLLISSDDNDDDSNSKKMSEDVTLLHNFGTYKLANNITISYLAYSNDVLQEQKDTILDKFSKLDNQVDILITQEWGLPISERSGKLSGNEVIDELANKVHARYHFAFSDEKNFFELEPFSWEGGRLSRFLNIPKYGSGKKWAYAFNISVGDDEEVEPSNLISNPYESASLNRKKRPLEIETGEVVNQDRKISAIGEKSEIKKMRTILPTNCHFCFSNPNLEDHMIISIGKLVYLTTAKGPLSVPKGDMDMSGHCLIIPIEHIPKLNPSEKIELAQSLLAYQSSLVKMNYVKFDMSTAVFEIQSERSVHFHKQVVPIPKYLILKFRAALDRQVHFNNEKFTRNAKLEFRCYDSFSSEEYLDIVNHQTNNYLQFTVYETPESNPKIFLASFNSSETIDLQFGRRVLAFLLNLPRRVKWNSPTCLQTKQQESTEAEKFQKAYKDYDISLTES; from the coding sequence atggcaaGTGCGAAGGTTTTGGTAACTCACATAAATGAAAGCGATGCCGATGAGGCAATCACGAAGGTTAAGaaactaaataaaaaatccGGTCCTTTTGACCTAATGATTATATTCGGCAAGTCATATGGTGAACTGGTTAAATTAAACACTGACGGTTTACCTCAATTGCTATTGATCTCGTCAGACGATAATGACGAtgattcaaattcaaagaaaatgagtGAAGATGTAACATTACTGCATAACTTTGGTACCTATAAACTGGCAAACAATATCACCATTTCTTACCTTGCCTATTCTAATGACGTGctacaagaacaaaaggaCACTATTCTGGATAAATTCAGTAAACTTGATAATCAAGTAGATATCCTCATCACACAAGAATGGGGTCTCCCGATTTCCGAGAGAAGTGGAAAGTTATCTGGAAATGAGGTGATCGATGAGTTAGCAAATAAGGTGCACGCTAGATATCATTTTGCGTTTtctgatgaaaaaaacttttttgaattGGAACCTTTCAGCTGGGAAGGTGGCCGTTTATCGAGGTTTCTCAATATTCCAAAATATGGATCTGGCAAGAAATGGGCCTATGCATTCAACATCTCAGTAggtgacgatgaagaagttgaacCTTCCAACCTTATAAGTAATCCCTACGAGAGTGCTAGTTTAAACCGCAAGAAGAGACCATTGGAAATAGAAACAGGAGAAGTGGTTAATCAAGACCGCAAGATTTCTGCCATTGGAGAGAAGAGTGAAATTAAGAAAATGAGAACGATTCTACCAACCAATTGCCATTTCTGCTTTTCAAACCCGAATCTTGAAGACCATATGATAATTTCAATAGGTAAGCTAGTTTACTTAACCACAGCCAAGGGGCCTCTGAGTGTACCCAAGGGTGACATGGATATGTCAGGACATTGCCTCATCATCCCAATCGAACATATCCCGAAATTGAACCCAAGCGAGAAGATAGAGCTGGCACAGAGCCTGTTAGCTTACCAATCCAGCCTTGTAAAAATGAATTATGTAAAATTTGATATGTCTACGGCTGTTTTCGAGATACAGTCTGAACGTTCTGTTCATTTCCATAAGCAAGTTGTTCCTATTCCGAAATACCTGATTTTGAAGTTCCGTGCTGCTTTAGATAGACAGGTTCATTTTAATAACGAAAAGTTCACTAGAAATGCCAAACTCGAGTTTAGATGCTACGACTCTTTTTCCTCAGAAGAGTATCTGGATATTGTTAACCACCAAACCAATAATTACTTGCAGTTCACTGTCTACGAAACTCCCGaatcaaatccaaaaatatTCCTGGCCAGCTTCAACTCCAGCGAGACAATCGATTTGCAGTTTGGAAGACGCGTATTAGCCTTCTTACTAAATTTACCACGTAGAGTTAAGTGGAATTCTCCAACTTGTCTACAAACCAAGCAACAAGAGTCCACAGAAGCAGAAAAGTTCCAAAAGGCATACAAGGATTACGACATTTCTCTCACAGAAAGCTAA